In Drosophila teissieri strain GT53w chromosome 2R, Prin_Dtei_1.1, whole genome shotgun sequence, the following proteins share a genomic window:
- the LOC122614477 gene encoding LOW QUALITY PROTEIN: probable G-protein coupled receptor Mth-like 3 (The sequence of the model RefSeq protein was modified relative to this genomic sequence to represent the inferred CDS: deleted 1 base in 1 codon; substituted 1 base at 1 genomic stop codon) encodes MRVIDVLLIAVILLMMKNSSAEIHGCDFYDTVDISKAQRFSNGSYLYEGLLIPAHLTAEYDFKLLPDDSRERVASHVRGCACQLRPCIRFCCPEYHKMQKGQCYGDMSKDEMDRHDPLVNVTLNDGSVVKRHFKEDLIVQSDLAKPECSSMYYLNHEMLGNGFTLFESGTLLRHWDNVELTKREYCVQHLSIKDNSIRIAPHFCPLSNEHSKPWKTVAIVLSLICLVLTISVYLYVKELRNLVGKCIICYLASLFLGFLFLILNVWNYSIGFCVTAGFLGYFSVMAAFFWLSVISFNCWITFSKSNWSISFLPENRFVSYNLYAWGMALLLTGITFIADQVVEDEKWKPSVGIGRNCWIYTGDIRVMIYFYGPMLLIIVFNIVMFVLTAIPILMVKKSVKSFAQQLETKQKLNSDLQQFTVFLRLFIIMGVSWSLEIISFLLSKNRAWKKAIMVADYINWYQGTVIFVLFILKPSIFKLIKGQRKPLWSHHSARXKAARHNCETEVKLLAKEL; translated from the exons ATGCGAGTCATAGATGTATTGTTAATCGCAGTTATTTTGCTGATGATGAAAAATTCAAGTGCCGAAATTCACGGTTGCGACTTCTACGACACCGTGGATATTTCAAAAGCGCAAAGGTTCTCGAACGGATCGTACCTATATGAAGGCTTGCTGATCCCCGCCCATTTGACTGCTGAATATGACTTCAAGCTCCTGCCCGACGACTCAAGGGAGAGGGTGGCGAGCCACGTAAGAGGATGTGCCTGCCAACTAAGACCCTGCATCAGGTTCTGCTGCCCTGAGTACCACAAGATGCAAAAGGGCCAGTGCTACGGTGACATGTCAAAGGACGAGATGGACAGGCACGATCCCTTGGTGAATGTGACGCTCAACGACGGGTCGGTGGTGAAGAGGCACTTCAAGGAGGACCTAATCGTGCAGTCCGATCTGGCCAAGCCCGAA TGTTCCAGCATGTACTATCTGAATCACGAAATGCTAGGCAACGGCTTCACTCTGTTTGAG AGTGGAACTCTTCTGCGTCACTGGGACAACGTGGAGTTGACCAAGCGGGAGTACTGCGTCCAGCATCTTTCAATAAAGGATAATAGTATCCGAATTGCGCCCCACTTCTGTCCTCTTTCAAATGAGCACTCCAAACCATGGAAGACCGTTG CGATAGTGCTATCCCTAATATGCTTAGTCCTAACGATCAGCGTATATCTTTATGTCAAGGAGCTTCGCAATCTAGTTGGCAAGTGTATCATCTGCTACTTGGCCTCCCTGTTCCTGGGCTTCCTCTTCCTGATACTAAACGTGTGGAATTACTCAATCGGATTCTGCGTTACGGCAG gGTTCCTGGGCTACTTCTCCGTCATGGCCGCGTTCTTTTGGCTTTCCGTTATTAGTTTTAACTGCTGGATTACGTTCAGTAAATCTAACTGGTCGATCAGTTTCTTGCCAGAAAATCGGTTCGTATCTTATAACTTATACGCGTGGGGCATGGCGCTCCTCCTTACCGGAATCACCTTTATAGCTGACCAGGTGGTTGAGGATGAGAAGTGGAAACCCAGCGTGGGCATCGGCAGAAATTGTTGGATCTATA CTGGCGATATTAGGGTCATGATCTACTTCTATGGTCCAATGCTACTGATAATCGTCTTTAACATTGTAATGTTCGTTCTAACGGCGATTCCCATATTGATGGTAAAGAAGAGTGTGAAATCCTTCGCCCAACAGCTagaaacgaaacaaaagcTAAACTCGGATTTACAACA GTTTACCGTATTCCTGCGACTTTTCATTATCATGGGTGTTTCGTGGAGCCTAGAAATAATCTCGTTTTTGTTGAGCAAAAATAGGGCTTGGAAGAAGGCTATTATGGTGGCTGATTACATTAACTGGTACCAGGGTACCGTCATAtttgtgctttttattttaaaaccatcgatttttaaacttattaa GGGACAACGAAAACCCCTATGGAGTCACCATAGCGCAAGATAAAAAGCTGCTCGACATAATTGTGAAACTGAAGTGAAACTGCTTGCGAAGGAATTATAG
- the LOC122612514 gene encoding glucose-induced degradation protein 8 homolog: protein MAEYRPSTSWPHRMMSFQCRQADLNRLVMNYLVTEGYQEAAKRFMTEAAVKPGPHMDTIGDRMRIQDAVRVGQVKYAMDLATRIYPRLFETDNYVFFHMQQLRLIEMIRDQKMEKALKFAQSKAAGFSKVDPRHYHEVERTMGLLAFDRPEYSPYGELMYYSYRQKVAGEINAAMLRCHEGESKSKEEQPMEPRMMFLIKLILWAQAKLDREGFTDFHKLDLAHADFEEEFRRSFQGF, encoded by the exons ATGGCCGAGTATAGGCCATCAACTTCGTGGCCCCACCGGATGATGAGCTTCCAGTGCCGGCAGGCGGATCTCAACCGCCTGGTGATGAACTATCTGGTTACAG AGGGCTATCAAGAGGCCGCCAAACGTTTCATGACCGAGGCGGCGGTGAAGCCGGGTCCTCACATGGACACCATCGGCGATCGCATGAGGATTCAGGATGCCGTCCGGGTGGGCCAGGTGAAGTACGCTATGGATCTGGCCACACGGATCTATCCACGCCTCTTCGAGACCGACAACTATGTGTTCTTCCACATGCAACAGTTGCGTCTGATCGAGATGATCAGGGATCAGAAGATGGAAAAGGCCTTGAAGTTCGCCCAGAGCAAGGCAGCGGGATTTTCCAAGGTCGATCCAAGGCACTACCACGAAGTGGAGCGGACCATGGGTCTGCTGGCCTTCGATCGGCCGGAATACAGTCCCTACGGGGAGCTGATGTATTACTCCTATCGCCAAAAGGTGGCCGGTGAAATAAATGCAGCCATGTTGCGCTGCCACGAGGGTGAGAGTAAGAGCAAAGAGGAGCAGCCAATGGAGCCAAGAATGATGTTCCTCATCAAGCTGATCCTTTGGGCCCAGGCCAAGCTGGATCGCGAGGGATTCACCGACTTTCACAAACTTGATCTTGCCCACGCGGACTTCGAGGAGGAGTTCCGCCGCAGTTTCCAGGGTTTCTAA
- the LOC122614480 gene encoding probable G-protein coupled receptor Mth-like 3 gives MRVTDVLLIAIILLVMQNSCAEIPGCDFYDTVDISKAQRFSNGSYLYEGLLIPAHLTAEYDFKLLPDDSRERVASHVRGCACQLRPCIRFCCPEYHKMQKGQCYGDMSKDELDRHDPLVNVTLNDGSVVKRHFKEDIIVQSDLAKPGCSRMYYLIHENPGNGFTLFENGTLLRHWDNVALTKRDYCVQHISLKVNSIRIAPHFCPLSSEPSKTWKTVAIVLSLICLLLTISVYLYVKELRNLVGKCIICYLASLFLGFLFLILNVWNYSSGFCVTAGFLGYFSVMAAFFWLPVISLTYWVKLSANPNRFNRFLPDNGFLTYNLYAWGMALLLTGITFIANKVVEEEKLNPRVGIGRNCWIYTGDISIMIYFYGPMLLIIIFNIVMFVLTAIHILMIKKGVKSYAQPTKQKQNSDSQQFTVFLRLFIIMGVSWSLEIISFLLSKNRAWKKAIMGADYINWYQGTVIFVLFILKPRILKLIK, from the exons ATGCGAGTCACAGATGTATTGTTAATCGCAATTATTTTGCTGGTGATGCAAAATTCATGTGCCGAAATTCCCGGTTGCGACTTCTACGACACCGTGGATATTTCCAAAGCGCAAAGGTTCTCGAACGGATCGTACCTATATGAAGGCTTGCTGATCCCCGCCCATTTGACTGCTGAATATGACTTCAAGCTCCTGCCCGACGACTCAAGGGAGAGGGTGGCGAGCCACGTAAGAGGATGTGCCTGCCAACTAAGACCCTGCATCAGGTTCTGCTGCCCTGAGTACCACAAGATGCAAAAGGGCCAGTGCTACGGTGACATGTCAAAGGACGAGTTGGACAGGCACGATCCCTTGGTGAATGTGACGCTCAACGACGGGTCGGTGGTGAAGAGGCACTTCAAGGAGGACATAATCGTGCAGTCGGATCTGGCCAAGCCCGGATGTTCCCGGATGTACTATCTGATACACGAGAATCCGGGCAACGGCTTTACTCTGTTTGAG AATGGAACTCTTCTGCGTCACTGGGACAACGTGGCGTTGACCAAGCGGGATTACTGCGTCCAGCATATTTCATTAAAGGTTAATAGTATCCGAATTGCGCCCCACTTTTGCCCGCTTTCATCTGAGCCTTCCAAAACATGGAAGACCGTTG CGATAGTGCTATCCCTAATATGCTTACTGCTCACGATCAGCGTATATCTCTATGTCAAGGAGCTTCGCAATCTAGTTGGCAAGTGTATCATCTGCTACTTGGCCTCCCTGTTCCTGGGCTTCCTCTTCCTAATACTAAATGTGTGGAATTACTCATCCGGATTCTGCGTTACGGCAG GTTTCCTGGGCTACTTCTCCGTCATGGCCGCTTTCTTTTGGCTTCCCGTTATTAGTTTAACCTACTGGGTTAAGCTCAGTGCAAACCCTAACCGTTTTAACCGTTTCTTGCCAGATAATGGGTTCCTAACTTACAACTTATACGCCTGGGGCATGGCGCTGCTCCTGACCGGAATCACCTTTATAGCTAACAAAGTGGTTGAGGAGGAGAAGTTAAATCCCCGCGTGGGCATCGGCAGAAATTGTTGGATCTATA CTGGCGATATTAGTATCATGATCTACTTCTATGGTCCGATGCTACTAATAATCATCTTTAACATTGTAATGTTCGTCCTGACGGCGATTCACATACTGATGATAAAGAAGGGTGTGAAATCCTACGCCCaaccaacaaaacaaaaacaaaactcggACTCCCAACA GTTTACCGTATTCCTGCGACTTTTCATTATCATGGGTGTTTCGTGGAGCCTAGAAATAATCTCGTTTTTGTTGAGCAAAAATAGGGCTTGGAAGAAGGCTATTATGGGGGCTGATTACATTAACTGGTACCAGGGTACCGTCATAtttgtgctttttattttaaaaccaagGATTCTTAAACTTATTAAGTAA
- the LOC122614479 gene encoding probable G-protein coupled receptor Mth-like 3, which yields MALLLTGITFIANKVVKEKKLNPRVGVGRNCWIYTGDISIMIYFYGPMLLIIIFNIVMFVLTAIHILMIKKENANNYWILHRISFAVEAKLKLIVFDFHLTSEYDFRLLPDDSRKRLASHKMRVIDVLLIAVILLMMKNSSAEIPGCDFYDTVDISKAQRFSNGSYLYEGLLIPAHLTAEYDFKLLPDDSRERVASHVRGCACRLRPCIRFCCPEYHKMQKGQCYGDMSKDELDRHDPLVNVTLNDGSVVKRHFKEDIIVQSDLAKPGCSRMYYLKHENPGNGFTLFENGSFLRHWDNVALTKREYCVQHISLKGNSIRIAPHFCPLPFEPSKPWKTVAIGLSLICIVLTISVYLYVKELRNLVGKCFICYLASLFLGFLFLILNVWNHLHSFCPTAGFLGYFFVMAAFFWLSVISLNCWITFSGSSNWLNRFLPENRFLYYNLYAWGMALLLTGITFIADQVDMDEQLKPRMGVGRNCWIYTGDMSVMIYFYGPMLLIIVFNIVMFILTAIRIIRVKKEAQNFTPQRTTTQRLNLDKQTYALFLRLFIIMGLSWSLEIISFSLSKNAAWAKAFIVADYFNWSQGTVIFVLFVLMPRTLKLLKERIQGRGDEVAASDEQISLQNTKVDPSVF from the exons ATGGCGCTGCTCCTGACCGGAATCACCTTTATAGCTAACAAAGTGGTTAAGGAGAAGAAGTTGAATCCCCGCGTGGGCGTCGGCAGAAATTGTTGGATCTATA CTGGCGATATTAGTATCATGATCTACTTCTATGGTCCGATGCTACTAATAATCATCTTTAACATTGTAATGTTCGTCCTGACAGCGATTCACATACTGATGATAAAGAAGG aAAATGCTAACAATTACTGGATCCTTCACCGCATTTCTTTTGCTGTTGAggcaaaactgaaactgatcGTATTTGACTTCCATTTGACTTCTGAATATGACTTCAGGCTCCTGCCCGACGACTCAAGGAAGAGGTTGGCGAGCCAC AAAATGCGAGTCATAGATGTATTGTTAATCGCAGTTATTTTGCTGATGATGAAAAATTCAAGTGCCGAAATTCCCGGTTGCGACTTCTACGATACCGTGGACATTTCAAAAGCGCAAAGGTTCTCAAACGGATCGTACCTATATGAAGGCTTGCTGATCCCCGCCCATTTGACTGCTGAATATGACTTCAAGCTCCTGCCCGACGACTCAAGGGAGAGGGTGGCGAGCCACGTAAGAGGATGTGCCTGCCGACTAAGACCCTGCATCAGGTTCTGCTGCCCTGAGTACCACAAGATGCAAAAGGGCCAGTGCTACGGCGACATGTCAAAGGACGAGTTGGACAGGCACGATCCCTTGGTGAATGTGACGCTCAACGACGGGTCGGTGGTGAAGAGGCACTTCAAGGAGGACATAATCGTGCAGTCGGATCTGGCCAAGCCCGGATGTTCCCGGATGTACTATCTGAAACACGAGAATCCGGGCAACGGCTTTACTCTGTTTGAG AATGGATCTTTTCTGCGTCACTGGGACAACGTGGCGTTGACCAAGCGGGAGTACTGCGTCCAGCATATTTCATTAAAGGGTAATAGTATCCGAATTGCGCCCCACTTTTGCCCGCTTCCATTTGAGCCTTCCAAACCATGGAAGACAGTTG CGATAGGGCTATCCCTAATATGCATAGTACTAACGATTAGCGTGTATCTCTACGTCAAGGAGCTTCGCAACTTAGTCGGCAAGTGTTTCATCTGCTACTTGGCCTCCCTGTTTCTGGGCTTCCTCTTCCTGATATTAAACGTGTGGAATCACCTACACAGTTTTTGCCCTACGGCAG GGTTCCTGGGCTACTTCTTCGTCATGGCCGCGTTTTTTTGGCTTTCCGTTATTAGTTTAAACTGCTGGATTACGTTTAGTGGATCCTCTAACTGGTTAAACCGTTTCTTGCCAGAAAATCGGTTCCTATATTACAACTTATACGCCTGGGGCATGGCGCTGCTCCTGACCGGAATCACCTTTATAGCTGACCAGGTGGATATGGACGAGCAGTTGAAACCTCGCATGGGCGTCGGCAGAAATTGTTGGATCTATA CTGGGGATATGAGTGTCATGATCTACTTCTATGGTCCGATGCTACTGATAATCGTTTTCAACATAGTAATGTTCATCCTGACGGCAATTCGTATCATAAGAGTGAAGAAGGAAGCCCAAAACTTTACTCCACAGCGAACAACAACCCAAAGGCTCAACCTGGACAAACAGAC TTACGCCCTATTCCTGCGACTGTTCATCATCATGGGCTTGTCGTGGAGCTTGGAAATAATCTCGTTTTCGTTGAGCAAAAACGCGGCTTGGGCGAAGGCTTTTATTGTGGCTGACTACTTCAATTGGTCGCAGGGTACCGTCATTTTTGTACTCTTTGTTCTAATGCCACGAACTCTGAAACTGCTTAAGGAGCG GATTCAGGGTAGAGGTGATGAAGTCGCCGCCAGTGATGAACAAATCTCACTTCAGAATACGAAAGTTGACCCCagtgttttttaa